One region of Armigeres subalbatus isolate Guangzhou_Male chromosome 3, GZ_Asu_2, whole genome shotgun sequence genomic DNA includes:
- the LOC134219883 gene encoding uncharacterized protein LOC134219883, with product MYLAHGSSIFEISRLFRMGVTTVREITQEVNIVLWEELHKEFLPEVTEAGWKNHSEEFEEKWNLPHCCSAVDGKHISLHCPPKSGSLYFNYKKQHSIVLMAMCDASYNFVAVDVGAYGGNADSSVFGSSEFGRRLLAGELGLPPPTELENGVLLPYFIVGDAAFPLKENLMKPYPGKKIPPIEENFNYRLSRARRVIENAFGILVARWRILLAPLNLHPEAADNLVKATLVLHNFVKNKNGRQYNPPGYVDHIGFNGEILIPGEWRSSANPLDSIGHGRGNNAPRNAYEVRNSLALYLFENRII from the coding sequence GTACCTGGCCCACGGATCGAGTATATTCGAAATATCACGACTCTTCAGAATGGGAGTGACAACTGTTCGCGAAATCACGCAAGAGGTGAATATTGTTTTGTGGGAAGAGCTACATAAAGAATTTTTGCCTGAAGTAACCGAGGCCGGCTGGAAGAATCATAGCGaggagtttgaagaaaaatggaacctACCACATTGTTGTTCTGCTGTTGACGGGAAACACATTTCTCTGCATTGCCCTCCCAAATCCGGTTCTTTGTACTTTAATtataaaaaacagcactccatTGTTTTAATGGCAATGTGTGACGCTAGTTACAATTTCGTTGCGGTTGACGTGGGTGCCTATGGTGGAAACGCGGACAGCAGCGTCTTCGGGTCGAGCGAATTCGGCCGACGTTTACTGGCAGGCGAGTTGGGACTTCCACCACCGACGGAGCTAGAAAATGGAGTACTGTTGCCCTACTTTATTGTCGGGGACGCAGCATTCCCCCTTAAGGAAAACCTAATGAAGCCGTATcccggaaaaaaaattccaccGATAGAAGAGAATTTTAATTATCGGTTGTCGCGTGCTAGAAGGGTAATAGAAAATGCTTTCGGCATTTTGGTCGCAAGATGGCGGATCCTTTTAGCGCCGTTGAATCTTCACCCTGAAGCAGCAGATAATTTAGTAAAAGCTACGCTCGTCTTACATAATTTCGTGAAGAACAAAAATGGTCGTCAGTATAATCCACCGGGCTATGTTGACCATATTGGCTTCAATGGTGAGATACTTATACCAGGTGAATGGCGTTCATCCGCGAATCCCCTTGACAGTATCGGACACGGAAGGGGTAATAATGCACCTAGAAATGCCTATGAAGTGAGAAATAGCTTGGCACTGTATTTATTTGAGAACCGAATAATCTAG